The Ahaetulla prasina isolate Xishuangbanna chromosome 3, ASM2864084v1, whole genome shotgun sequence genome window below encodes:
- the ELF3 gene encoding ETS-related transcription factor Elf-3 isoform X1 gives METARSPRGEEDRFPENSMAGSCEISNLISNYISAMYQPEEAPPDPDLLTHLVEDENLSLVLSNANMATETTGKPTWFGEMPHSWSRSQVLEWISYHVEKNKYDASAIDFSCCNMDGYTLCQYTRDQLGLIFGPLGDELYDRLHETDELGWIMSVLRTDDVSQEALLESSSLDLANSCSQDYLEEMKLATIFSQPDLGYISGAMSPDSSASLAGTMSQSPQSQYSGGSDLDLDPIDIKHCNFSDEYKKEDLKKRKRGRPRKISKDSRDCLETKKNKHSPRGIHLWEFIRDILIHPELNEGLLKWEDRREGIFKFLRSEAVAQLWGQKKKNSSMTYEKLSRAMRYYYKREILERVDGRRLVYKFGKNSSGWKEEEVQDQS, from the exons ATGGAAACAGCGAGAAGTCCCAGGGGAGAAGAAGACAGGTTCCCGG AAAATTCCATGGCGGGATCTTGTGAAATCAGCAACCTCATCTCTAATTATATCAGTGCCATGTACCAGCCAGAGGAGGCCCCACCAGACCCTGATCTGCTAACCCACCTTGTTGAAGATGAGAACCTATCTCTTGTTCTGAGTAACGCAAACATGGCAACTGAGACAACAG GCAAACCAACATGGTTTGGTGAGATGCCACACAGCTGGAGCAGGTCTCAGGTGCTGGAGTGGATCAGCTATCATGTGGAGAAGAACAAGTATGATGCCAGTGCCATAGATTTCTCTTGCTGCAACATGGATGGCTACACCCTTTGCCAATATACAcgggatcagctgggacttatcTTTGGGCCCCTTGGGGATGAGTTATACGACCGTTTGCATGAGACTG ATGAACTTGGCTGGATCATGTCAGTGCTGAGGACTGATGATGTATCCCAGGAGGCCCTTCTGGAATCCAGTTCTTTAG acTTGGCGAATTCATGCAGTCAGGACTATCTGGAGGAAATGAAATTAGCGACCATTTTTTCACAGCCAGATCTTGGCTACATCTCTGGAGCCATGTCACCAGACAGCTCTGCATCTCTAGCAG GGACAATGTCTCAGAGCCCTCAGTCTCAGTACTCCGGTGGAAGTGATCTTGATCTTGATCCCATAGACATAAAGCACTGCAATTTTTCTGATG AATATAAGAAAGAAGATctcaagaaaaggaaaaggggacGACCAAGGAAGATCAGCAAGGACAGCAGAGACTGCTTGGAGACTAAAAAGAACAAACACT CACCAAGAGGGATCCACCTGTGGGAATTCATTCGGGACATCCTAATTCATCCTGAGCTGAATGAGGGTTTGCTGAAGTGGGAAGACCGTCGAGAAGGCATTTTCAAATTCCTGAGATCAGAGGCTGTAGCCCAGCTCTggggacaaaagaaaaaaaatagtagcaTGACCTATGAGAAACTCAGCCGGGCCATGAG GTATTACTACAAACGGGAAATTCTGGAACGTGTGGATGGCCGGAGGCTTGTGTACAAGTTTGGGAAAAACTCCAGTGGTtggaaggaggaagaggtgcAAGACCAGAGCTAA
- the ELF3 gene encoding ETS-related transcription factor Elf-3 isoform X2: MAGSCEISNLISNYISAMYQPEEAPPDPDLLTHLVEDENLSLVLSNANMATETTGKPTWFGEMPHSWSRSQVLEWISYHVEKNKYDASAIDFSCCNMDGYTLCQYTRDQLGLIFGPLGDELYDRLHETDELGWIMSVLRTDDVSQEALLESSSLDLANSCSQDYLEEMKLATIFSQPDLGYISGAMSPDSSASLAGTMSQSPQSQYSGGSDLDLDPIDIKHCNFSDEYKKEDLKKRKRGRPRKISKDSRDCLETKKNKHSPRGIHLWEFIRDILIHPELNEGLLKWEDRREGIFKFLRSEAVAQLWGQKKKNSSMTYEKLSRAMRYYYKREILERVDGRRLVYKFGKNSSGWKEEEVQDQS; the protein is encoded by the exons ATGGCGGGATCTTGTGAAATCAGCAACCTCATCTCTAATTATATCAGTGCCATGTACCAGCCAGAGGAGGCCCCACCAGACCCTGATCTGCTAACCCACCTTGTTGAAGATGAGAACCTATCTCTTGTTCTGAGTAACGCAAACATGGCAACTGAGACAACAG GCAAACCAACATGGTTTGGTGAGATGCCACACAGCTGGAGCAGGTCTCAGGTGCTGGAGTGGATCAGCTATCATGTGGAGAAGAACAAGTATGATGCCAGTGCCATAGATTTCTCTTGCTGCAACATGGATGGCTACACCCTTTGCCAATATACAcgggatcagctgggacttatcTTTGGGCCCCTTGGGGATGAGTTATACGACCGTTTGCATGAGACTG ATGAACTTGGCTGGATCATGTCAGTGCTGAGGACTGATGATGTATCCCAGGAGGCCCTTCTGGAATCCAGTTCTTTAG acTTGGCGAATTCATGCAGTCAGGACTATCTGGAGGAAATGAAATTAGCGACCATTTTTTCACAGCCAGATCTTGGCTACATCTCTGGAGCCATGTCACCAGACAGCTCTGCATCTCTAGCAG GGACAATGTCTCAGAGCCCTCAGTCTCAGTACTCCGGTGGAAGTGATCTTGATCTTGATCCCATAGACATAAAGCACTGCAATTTTTCTGATG AATATAAGAAAGAAGATctcaagaaaaggaaaaggggacGACCAAGGAAGATCAGCAAGGACAGCAGAGACTGCTTGGAGACTAAAAAGAACAAACACT CACCAAGAGGGATCCACCTGTGGGAATTCATTCGGGACATCCTAATTCATCCTGAGCTGAATGAGGGTTTGCTGAAGTGGGAAGACCGTCGAGAAGGCATTTTCAAATTCCTGAGATCAGAGGCTGTAGCCCAGCTCTggggacaaaagaaaaaaaatagtagcaTGACCTATGAGAAACTCAGCCGGGCCATGAG GTATTACTACAAACGGGAAATTCTGGAACGTGTGGATGGCCGGAGGCTTGTGTACAAGTTTGGGAAAAACTCCAGTGGTtggaaggaggaagaggtgcAAGACCAGAGCTAA